The Enoplosus armatus isolate fEnoArm2 chromosome 5, fEnoArm2.hap1, whole genome shotgun sequence genome contains the following window.
AATCATTTCTGTGGCTCTTAATATTTATGTACAATCTACTACTTGTTGTACTTTGGTGCCATCTGGTGGTAGTATCAAGAATGATACGGTGATAGAAAGCACTGCACGCAGCCGTCTCCTGTTATGCTACAAGTTCTAGATGAAAATACATTTGGTTGAGAGTAGGAGACGATAGAAACTGGTCTcacctttgtgtttgtggtagGAGAGCTCCCTGTTGGTCACTCTGAGCCATCgctttttaaagtttttcttGCCAAGGCGTTTTCTCCCCTGGGTACGTTTCTGTACTTCCCTAAAAAGGACACAGCACAAGATTGAGATTCAAAAACtaagccaataaaaaaaaagattaaattaaattattattattattttcagtattctctttttgttttgtttgaattaaacaaaaaaaaatgacatggtTCGGGTCTGAgataaaaatactgaaacatgGCTCCAGTTACACTGAAATAAATCTCATCTGAATTTCAAGTTCACCACAATTTCTGATTCTGGCCAGGCTCATGATGAACACTCACCCCTCCTTGAGAACTACTGCGTCCTCCAGCCCACTGGACTCCTTGCTGACATTAGAGGAGATCTCATCTAGAAACTGGAAAGCAGAATTGACGATGATATCAGCGCTAACCATTTgacatgataaataaatacataaacattcACACTCTATGGGCCTTTgactatataaaataaaatacctttTTAACTTTTTCGATGCACTTGTCTTCTTGGAATGATTTGAAGAAGTCATACATGTAGGTTTCTTTGAAACTAGACtataaaaggagaaaagattAAGACTTAAATCAACAGGAGACAGATATTAAAATACTGCATTTGATAATGTTTGATGACAGTTatacaatcaaaaacacacatatatacagagtAGATTAAACACCAGAAGCTTATTCTTGATTTAGCCCAGACTATGGTTTCATCAGTTTCACAAATGCCTTTATCATGATTCTACTCTTCCTCTCACTTTACTTTAACTGGCTAAACAGAATTTCTCATTCTCTTTACTATGAATCTTACCAGTTTTTTTGACAAACTACCCCAGCTGCCCAGAGTCTGGATCGTTTTTGAGATGAGTGTGAGTGTACGGGAAATCTCAGGATCctagaatgaaagaaaatgcacaatgacaacaaagcacTGTGTGTAGACCATTTGTGAATTTGCTCTCCGgtatatttattaaatgtttgtgcaCTTACGGGATGGTGGGAACGTAGCTGGAAGGAGTGTGGAGAAAGGACAGCAACAGCAAAGAACCGCAGGAACACAaagctgctaacagctgagtATTGAACATGCGGGTCAGCTGTAGAGACAAAGAACATGCTGACAACGGAGTCTGGCTTCCCAAAACAAGCTCATGTCAAGCGATAAGGAAGTCTTGTAAAGCATagggaaaaacaacagtgaatgacatttaaattaGCATTTAACTAGGAATGTTTCTAGCATGTTTATACAGGGGTTGGACGGAATATAGCTACTGTAAGATGAAACTCAAATAACATTTTGCTCCACCCTGTGGTAGATATGTATATTAACAATAACACTCTATAGAAGCTCAACTATTTAATCTGTTAAAACTGACATATAAATGAATCATTATGTGAATAAACTGATATAGAAGTCTAGTAAAAGCCCAGTTTTAGATCTGTGTGAATTCCTCTAACCATGATGTCCCTCTGAGCCCATCCTTTAGCTCTTCATGGGGTGCTccgaaataaaataaatactgcagCTCACAGTAAACTTAAAACACCAGAAATATACATAGagaaaaaatgagagagaaaatatgcaaacttaaataaattgtaaaataatttgGTCTGGTACTTGGGACCACCAACATATTTAGTGTCTTCGGAACAATAAACTGGCGTTCTACTGAGCGGTTTCACAatttcagaggaaaagaagaaataacacatctTCTTTCCTAAAGTGATGACAGATTATCACTGATCTTACCATCCTATATGCACATGACATGACATTGACAATTTCTCTGACTAAGTGGCTGCACACAGTAGCCTCTTACAGTATACAGGCTCCAGCATTTACCTGGGAATCGTTTGCAGGCCAAGTGTCTCAGTGACCTGAAGACATCACACATGAGTGGGGGACAGCTGGAACTGGACTGGGTGATGGAGGAAAAGACTTTCTGGACGTAACCCTGAAGGTTCTCCTGCAGAGGTAACAAAAACATTAGTACTACTTCATACACATTTAATAAAGAGAGGAAAGCGAATATGTTGAAGGTGAAGGCCACTGAAATCAGCTGAAATgaaattttgttttatgacataTTTGTGTATAAATGTACTGCAGCGCTACAGCAGAGAAGTCCTTTTACACTGAGCAAAGCTTAAAATCAGGACTTCAAAAGGAATTTCAGGTTTACAAGAGAGTGCATTTACCTTGTTGACCTCCACGTTGTCACCTTCCTTTAGTTTAACGGGGTCTATCTCACATGTTTTGTTGGATTCACAAATCTATGAAGTTAAAAGAACAAACGATTAGGGTCTAATGTATTCACGAGAAATTAACAAAGATTAagattttgtgttgtgtggaaTTGCGGATTTATTCCTGTTTTCTTAGAAGGACAACAGGAGATGACGAGTAGGAGTACTGCAGACATTCACAATCTTACACCTGCACATCTGCTTCAATTTTCCACATTGACCTCTGTGACTCATGCCCACTCTGGCATTtatactgaatgtgtgtgtgtgtgtgtgtgtgtgtgtgtgtgtgtgtgtgtctccttgtTACTCATACCTCATCTATTACAGGCTTCAGGGTAACCGCCAGGTAATTCTTTCCCACAATCTTCATCATGTCATCAATGCAGCGTGTTGCCAGTGAGTTGCCACGGAATATAGTGTTAGCCTCCCTGTAAGGACAAAGACATGTTCCACCAACATTAATGAGACATTACAACCATTTTTAACCACATTTCCTGAAGAAATATCaaatcacagttttgttttgtttttttgtaatagtTTTGGACCAACTGAGATAATCATCATTAATGTATCCTCATTGTGTTTCGGCATGTTAAGGTTTCAcagtcaaaaaatgtttttatgaccGAGTTCTTATTTTTGTTATGGTCATCATTCCTTCTTTAATTTCAGCATCTAGGTATGACATTTTCTGAATCATCCTAATTTTGGAATCAGTCTTTTATATTTCagagctgcttcctgtttcagaTTTAACTTTTTGACAAAAACTACAGATATACGAGAGAAGCAACATTTAGCTGTATAGGCTTGTGCCTACGCATCTACATGCCACTGTGTACCTGTGCcgtatgcatgtgtgagtaCTCACTGAGTGTTGTCCAGCTCTAGCGCTgccacagcagagacaaaaggCACAAAGCGATTGTGGTGGAGCAGCAGTCGAACCGTGGGCAGAACAGCCTCATATCGCTCTCTGCAGATGTCCCCCAAGATGTGTGCTGCTGACGCCGAGATGGGCTGAAGGAGGCGAAGAGAAAGTTAAAGGAGACCGCACAGACCGACTGATtatattcaatacattttaagaaTCTGATGACTAAGGAGACTGGGCCACACAAAGGAAAGCTACACCATTATGAATGATCTATTAAGAGCATTTGGCTCCTAAATGAGCCCCAGGATGGCATCAGTGTACATTGACCTAGATTCTGTAACTACCTGAAACCAGGTGTGTACAttctttttaaaggttttccCCCATTTTGGGATTTAGCGTAACTTGAGCTATTGTCTTACCTTCACATCTGGGGATTTGAGCAGCAGGTTGCAGAGTGGTGTGTAACAGGCAGATGGCAGCACCGTGTCTTCTATGTAGGTCAGCTTCAAACGCAAGGATCCCAAATCATCAGACTTTGACTTGCTGCCGTTCCCTTTGGGCTGAAGGAGATACCTGTTGGaccacaggaagacagacaccATATTACTGCGCTGTGatgtgtggaaaaacaaaatatttttcaatgtCATGATGACCCAAATCTCATAAGAAAGGCAGCCAGATATTACAATAAGTCAGCCTCAACTCTTGCAAAACACAACCTTCCTAAAACAACCACATCATTTTAAGTTCCCTGCCGCTTTTATAAAATTGGTGATTGATCCTGCTGACCTAAAACCACCTGctcaacacaacagaaacaaactgtaccAATTAtcacaggcaaaacaaaaaaaacagctaaaggAAAAATCTTAACTTGattggaccaaaaaaaaagtaaatgaagaggatttgttaaataaattgttttgtttatgagaatattgcttttatttctgctgcatgCACATCTCCCTAAAAGCCAACAGGTggagcaaaacacaaaatgattaaatgcaGAGTTGAACTGCAGTGCTTCAAAAGCTGCAGCTACATACGAAGGGCATAAGCTGCTTGATCTGTAATCATGGTACACAAGCACAGAGATGCTTGTCTGAAGAAGTCAACAGATCACCTGTACTGATTCCATGAAGCTGAACAGTTTTTAATGTGTGCAGCATGGACGATTTCCAGCATAAACATAGGACATGAGGTACTGCCACCATGCAAAAAGCCACCCACGCACTCAACTCACAGCCCTCATGTACAAACAGATTGTTATCTGGCATAATCCCATATCACCTACACTGACGCAAAGCTAGGAAGCACCCACACAATGGAAAAACTGCTGAACCCTGCGAAATCtaggaagatttttttttttttttacatatcaCCTTTTAATAGCACACAGTTCAAGGTGTCGTAAAAGGATAAGCATGACTGAGTTCTTAAACAGAAAGACTCCTAGGTGTAAAGAACTAGTTAAGAGGAAGGTGACCGGGCCATGACGTCAGAGTGacagtgctttgttttgttttgcttattgcaaacaactgaatacatttattaaGAAACAAACTTTGTCAGGGATAGAACAAGAAAGTCCTGGAGTTATTTCCATTATTGTCTCTTATGTTTTCACAGTCCAATAAGCAAAGAAACAGGCTATCCCTGTTTCaactaaaatatataatttaaaaaacacagctCTCTGTAATATATGTATGCTGCATAGGTATGCTAGTCTTCTAAAATGGGCTTATTCATTTTCAGCCATGGCAGCACACGAAAGCCTTCAGGGCAAAACAACAGGCCTATgtatgtgaaaatatttgactgCATTTGAAAAGAGTGGCAGTTTTACAATGGTGCTTGAACTATGACGTGTAGGGAAAAGAAGtatacataaaacaaacaacaacaaaaaagtggTTCTCCTCAATCAATTTTTAAACATCTGTTAGATCGATGGAAAGATGTCAGATAGTAGATAATAGGGGTGTAATCCAATGctattatgtgtatgtgtttatttcacaaacatttcttcatcactgtattcatatttacagtggAAGTTAGCACAGTCTACCCCAGAAGCTATTAGAAACGTCCAGactgcttcattttctgtgttaaattgttttctacagtcatttatatttacatgtataaGAATAGCCTCTCTCAGaataacattatattttaacaatgtaaattaatcaaataataaagcatgatatgtataaaatataaaaaatataaagtgtAGATTGAGTCAGGTAATGGTCCGGGTGGAAAAGAACAGTGGCAACAGAACTGGAGGTCAGAAGAGCTCATTGAATCTAATGGATATGACCCAAGATCTGGAGTTAAAAGAAATGccttttttctatgatttctacaTGGATTTTTGGATGTTTATCACCACCAACACAGTACAGAGGGAGTTCAACAGATTGTAGCAGTATGTGCATAATGTCCGTGTTTCGActtgactgagttatgactctgagaaagAAGTGGTGTGACGTTTGTAGCAAAGTGTGTAAACTGTGTGACagaaaaccccccaaaaatgaatgcagaaatatggattctgtttgtgtctgtttagaACATATCATCTGTTCACACCCGAATgatgcatttgtatttgtttacattcctGGTGGACAGTAAATgttagaaattaaaaaagacattttctttttaccagGCTTTGTGGATGTGGTCATTTCGCAGGATCTTGACAGGGACCCGCGTCTCCCCCAGAAACACATCCTGAGCCAGATTCTCATTGTTCCACAAATCAACTCTGCAAAAAAGGTAGAGGAGGATGGGAAGTGAAACAAGTATTTCATCTATGAATATCTGACATTAAACTACAGCAAACATAAAATAAGACACAtatctgtgttgctgtgtgtgttcagcacaaacacataaccACACAACTCCAATCTGgcaaaaatggacaaaatacatttcactaCTGAGTGGTGCTTACCTGCCTGGTGCATAAAAGCCAATACAATACCCGTGCAATGACACCACCTCAAATCCAAACCTCAAAACCATGCATGAGTGTTTACCTTCGAATCTGTCTAGTCTTACCCAGTGAGCTATGAGTCCACTGTGATGGAAGCCCCACATATCCTTAACCAGAAACCAAGGCTCTCTATCAGTAGTCAGAACACACCAGATCTAAATTCACTTATTTGTCCTCAAGTTGTTAAGAAATCATTTTTCTTCCGTCAAGACTATAGAGgggaaacgagagagagagagagagagagagagagagagagagagagagagagaaaaaacaacttacTTGATCTCAAGTTTTTcaatgtcctcctcctccacttggAAATGAGACTTTTTAGAGTAGCTGCTGGACCGTGTGACCTGAGGACAAAAGATGTCTTGGCTTACTTATACAAATAGTAATCCAAAAGTAATGTAACCAATAGACAAATTCAAACCTATGATGTGGCTAGACAGTAAAATGTGTAGTAGCAGAAGTTACCTCAAAGAAGAAGGTCTCTTCAAAATGAGGGttgctggttttcttctttacctttgttttcttttggtcaGACCTGAGGAGATACATTACCGAAACTCATCAGCAAAAGCTAATTTTCATGATAGTTTGTGGTTACTTACTAATAACTCGCTTTTTaaatttggtttttattttctttgcatcaATATTacagccatttttaaaaatctgtattGAGGAACAGCTACAAAATGAGGTCTTCGTTTAATCTAGTGATCTAAACAAAGTTGCTATGGCTTTCAACTGTTTTCTCAAGACTAGATCATTGCAGCTCATTATACTACTGCCTTTGCCTCAGTTGCCTTTAGTAAATACAGGTTGGTACAAAATGGATCAAAGATATCACACTGATATTAGCTGCCCTCCATTGGCTCAGTTTGTTttagaaattattttattttattttattgttaaacctgcaataaataataagaaaaactagatgtgaacacaacacagaaatagcatcactttttaagttgatatagCGAACTTATTGCTCATCTACACATCCAACAGTTATGaagcaacattttcattcatttggcttttagttctgtttttggtctccatcaactcctggAGTGAAAGATCtggctcttaagctgctaaatgctccactatgttcaccagctagttgctaactgcaTCTGCAGTGACGTTATGAGAACGGTGACAGTGaagcaaaacagtaaagttttagccggacagctaaacaatgagctgagacTTAAGTTCTATAAAGCCAAGGGAAGCTGCAgatgagcgacccctttcacactgtcatttgatacattattattattaaaatactgATTATTGATTACTGATTATAGCTGATTTAACATTGAAGGCACTACATGGTCTGGCCCCTGGTTACACTGATGATGTAGTAACAAGGACCAGGTTAGTGGCAAAAGGTGAGCAGGCATTTACAGGCAGAGCCCGGACGCTTTATAATATTCTGACTAAGGAGCTTCGGTCAGTCAGCTCTACAAATTCatttaaatctcttttaaatacattcatttcattgaattCCAAAccagactgaaactgaaaatgttccTAAAGAGCAGGACAcattcacagctgcagcagagcagcagacagctcATGCAGGAGAACAAGTATTGTGATGTTTACCAACTAAATAATTGATGGGTTTCATTCTCcagtttagttttgtttctgCACATTTTCTAGCTTTTTGTCGTTTAACTTTTGGTTTGAAAAACAGTACAATGTATATTTAAGGAAATTGGTAGGACTCTCCACTTGTGTAgtataaaaaatgcaaaaaaagtttaaaagagCAAACAAGCTGCTTCTATCCTTAAAATATGCAAAGAATATCACCATATGTGTATGATGATCTATGTTTATGTGGCATTCACAAAGTTACCTTGCAGGTCCAACGAGTGACACTGTGGCATACGGGTCGCAGTTCTGCCCACTGATCAAAGGCAGTCCCTGGCACTCTATTATCCTGGAGGAGGTCACAAAGACACAAGTAGGGTAACCACTAatcatcataattattattatcagttgACTTATTTACATAGTTTAGATTAGCAGCAATCCACtattgaaataaaaacttttcatattttaatcaattatgACTTGACGGACTTTAAAGTGAGCCAGACCTTGGGAGAGGTTAGCTTTCAACACTGTGTCTTGAACGCATAAATGGTAAATATTTCTTGTTGGTTCAACAGATGCCTCAGTGGAAATGCGACTGCTATTAACCCTCAACAGTCTGCATCATCACGGTGGTGAGTAAAAAAAGAGGTTTACTTGAAACAGGACACttgttaacaaaaaaaatatttttttttggtaattttgGAGTTTTGAACAAGGCGCAGCTGTAT
Protein-coding sequences here:
- the rasa2 gene encoding ras GTPase-activating protein 2 codes for the protein MAEEDDARIRILQSLRGKICEAKNLGPVSGPNRQRDLCTFSTISLDQEEVFRTKVFDKSVSPFYGEDFYFEIPRPFQCLSFYVYAKSVFQRDLPVGKVSIRKDDLCKYSGKEHWFSLQPVDPNSEVQGKVHLEMRLNEVITENGSIGQHLVVRIIECQGLPLISGQNCDPYATVSLVGPARSDQKKTKVKKKTSNPHFEETFFFEVTRSSSYSKKSHFQVEEEDIEKLEIKVDLWNNENLAQDVFLGETRVPVKILRNDHIHKAWYLLQPKGNGSKSKSDDLGSLRLKLTYIEDTVLPSACYTPLCNLLLKSPDVKPISASAAHILGDICRERYEAVLPTVRLLLHHNRFVPFVSAVAALELDNTQEANTIFRGNSLATRCIDDMMKIVGKNYLAVTLKPVIDEICESNKTCEIDPVKLKEGDNVEVNKENLQGYVQKVFSSITQSSSSCPPLMCDVFRSLRHLACKRFPADPHVQYSAVSSFVFLRFFAVAVLSPHSFQLRSHHPDPEISRTLTLISKTIQTLGSWGSLSKKLSSFKETYMYDFFKSFQEDKCIEKVKKFLDEISSNVSKESSGLEDAVVLKEGEVQKRTQGRKRLGKKNFKKRWLRVTNRELSYHKHKGKEALCVINVKNIQAVEKLDESAFNRKNMFQVVHSEKPLYVQAGNCVEASEWLEVLGQVSRCNEGRLATFHPSNYTSGAWQCCKSQSNNAAGCKPCTTTVLANLQLDIDCDRETERIFSLLSSNDTKLQNMEDACASMAVYQGPQREQEDYSKFTIQEPKETFQTLKQLRNIMEELQQQHNIRSDTAAQYGSMDNPIVGKTS